One Streptomyces roseifaciens genomic region harbors:
- a CDS encoding response regulator: MVQKAKILLVDDRPENLLALEAILSALDQTLVRASSGEEALKALLTDDFAVILLDVQMPGMDGFETAAHIKRRERTRDIPIIFLTAINHGPHHTFRGYAAGAVDYISKPFDPWVLRAKVSVFVELYMKNCQLREQAALLRLQLENGQSGRTGAAAAQEPAGLLAELSARLAAVEEQAEALTKQLDESADAAAVATAAHLERKLTGLRRALDALEPGAGSGASPLPAPS, encoded by the coding sequence ATGGTGCAGAAGGCCAAGATCCTCCTGGTCGATGACCGGCCGGAAAATCTGCTGGCGCTGGAGGCCATCCTCTCGGCGCTCGATCAGACACTGGTACGGGCATCGTCAGGGGAGGAAGCGCTCAAGGCGCTGCTGACGGACGATTTCGCAGTGATCCTGCTGGACGTCCAGATGCCTGGCATGGATGGATTCGAGACCGCGGCGCACATCAAGCGGCGGGAGCGGACGCGGGACATCCCCATCATCTTCCTGACCGCCATCAACCACGGCCCGCACCACACCTTCCGGGGCTACGCGGCGGGTGCGGTGGACTACATCTCCAAGCCCTTCGACCCGTGGGTGCTGCGCGCCAAGGTCTCGGTCTTCGTCGAGCTGTACATGAAGAACTGCCAGCTGCGCGAGCAGGCGGCCCTGTTGCGGCTGCAGCTGGAGAACGGCCAGTCGGGGCGTACGGGCGCTGCGGCCGCCCAGGAGCCCGCGGGGCTGCTCGCCGAGCTCTCCGCACGGCTCGCCGCCGTCGAGGAGCAGGCCGAGGCGCTCACCAAGCAGCTCGACGAGTCCGCCGACGCCGCGGCCGTTGCCACCGCCGCCCACCTCGAGCGCAAACTCACCGGCCTGCGGCGCGCGCTGGACGCCCTGGAGCCCGGGGCCGGCAGCGGAGCGAGCCCGCTGCCCGCTCCCAGCTGA